From a single Miscanthus floridulus cultivar M001 chromosome 8, ASM1932011v1, whole genome shotgun sequence genomic region:
- the LOC136470476 gene encoding U-box domain-containing protein 36-like, producing the protein MAQQLTYFSPTSLLVFQMGHWGRAFVASGAMLAFLLCRSPPSITTSSSLTAMPVPASSSHARSQAPAAACDLAARRDVFEISCEKVIIEKDDVAKGLEELIAHYGIAKLVVGAAADECYSKQGGRNIFATPPSPGERVLAVAARLEANVNIFCAMKKILHQREIKMSQAAQELLLRGRQKVQEILGQLEAVYSELDDAQELKQQITELNRARKAQEEQLAASKCILEILEADKLELQRERDAALTEAEDLRRKSRVSASDDAPAPSHFVCPINHDVMEDPHIAADGFTYEGEAIRAWLSSGRDTSSMTNLRLAHNGLTPNRALRSAILEWEQERRQHRWKPGTDHSAGAP; encoded by the exons ATGGCCCAACAACTGACATATTTCTCTCCCACATCGCTGCTCGTCTTCCAGATGGGGCACTGGGGCAGGGCGTTTGTGGCTAGCGGCGCCATGCTCGCCTTTCTCCTTTGCCGCTCACCACCTTCCATCACTACCTCTTCCTCCCTCACGGCCATGCCCGTGCCCGCTAGCAGCAGCCACGCACGGTCGCAGGCACCGGCCGCCGCGTGTGACCTGGCGGCCAGGAGAG atgttttcgaG ATTAGTTGTGAGAAAGTAATAATTGAGAAGGATGATGTTGCCAAAGGGCTTGAGGAGCTTATCGCCCATTACGGCATAGCCAAGCTTGTGGTGGGAGCAGCAGCAGATGAATGCTACTCAAA GCAAGGAGGCAGAAATATTTTTGCAACGCCGCCATCGCCCGGTGAACGGGTTCTTGCCGTTGCCGCTCGTCTTGAAGCCAACGTGAATATATTTTGTGCTATGAAGAAG ATACTGCATCAACGCGAGATAAAGATGTCGCAAGCAGCCCAGGAGCTTCTCCTGCGGGGGAGACAGAAGGTTCAAGAAATACTAGGACAGCTCGAAGCGGTTTACAGCGAGCTGGATGATGCGCAGGAGCTGAAGCAGCAAATAACCGAATTGAATCGTGCTAGAAAGGCTCAGGAAGAGCAGCTGGCGGCCAGCAAGTGCATCCTCGAGATACTTGAAGCAGACAAATTGGAGCTGCAGCGCGAGCGAGACGCCGCGTTAACTGAAGCTGAGGATTTGCGCCGGAAGAGCCGAGTGTCTGCATCAGACGACGCTCCGGCGCCATCGCACTTTGTGTGCCCAATTAACCAT GACGTGATGGAAGATCCCCACATCGCGGCAGACGGGTTCACCTACGAAGGCGAAGCAATCAGGGCGTGGCTCAGCAGCGGGCGCGACACCTCATCGATGACGAACCTGAGACTCGCTCACAACGGGCTGACCCCAAACAGGGCTCTCCGTTCGGCAATCCTCGAGTGGGAACAGGAGCGGCGGCAGCATCGCTGGAAGCCTGGAACTGACCATTCTGCAGGCGCTCCATAG